In one window of Canis lupus baileyi chromosome 12, mCanLup2.hap1, whole genome shotgun sequence DNA:
- the POMC gene encoding pro-opiomelanocortin translates to MPRSCCSRPGALLLALLLQASVEVSGWCLESSQCQDLTTESNLLACIRACKPDLSAETPVLPGNGDEQPLAENPRKYVMGHFRWDRFGRRNGSAGQKREEEEVAAGGGRAPLPAGGPGPRGAGGELGLQEGKRSYSMEHFRWGKPVGKKRRPVKVYPNGAEDESAEAFPVEFKRELAGQRLEPALGPEGPAAGVAALADLEYGLVAEAGAAEKKDDGPYKMEHFRWGSPPKDKRYGGFMSSERSQTPLVTLFKNAIIKNAHKKGQ, encoded by the exons ATGCCGAGATCATGCTGCAGCCGCCCAGGGGCCCTGCTGCTGGCCTTGCTGCTTCAGGCCTCTGTGGAAGTGAGTGGCTGGTGCCTGGAGAGCAGCCAGTGTCAGGACCTCACCACGGAAAGTAACCTGCTG GCGTGCATCCGGGCCTGCAAGCCCGACCTCTCCGCCGAGACGCCCGTGCTCCCCGGCAACGGCGACGAGCAGCCGCTGGCTGAGAACCCCCGGAAGTACGTCATGGGCCACTTCCGCTGGGACCGGTTTGGCCGCCGCAATGGCAGCGCGGGCCAGAAGCGCGAGGAAGAAGAGGTGGCGGCGGGCGGAGGCCGCGCCCCGCTGCCCGCGGGCGGCCCGGGGCCCCGCGGCGCCGGTGGCGAGCTCGGCCTGCAAGAGGGCAAGCGCTCCTACTCCATGGAGCACTTCCGCTGGGGCAAGCCGGTGGGCAAGAAGCGGCGCCCGGTGAAGGTGTACCCCAACGGCGCTGAGGACGAGTCGGCCGAGGCCTTCCCCGTCGAGTTCAAGAGGGAGCTGGCCGGGCAGCGGCTGGAGCCGGCGCTCGGCCCCGAGGGCCCGGCCGCGGGCGTGGCGGCGCTGGCCGACCTGGAGTACGGCCTGGTGGCGGAGGCCGGGGCGGCCGAGAAGAAGGACGACGGGCCCTACAAGATGGAGCACTTCCGCTGGGGCAGCCCGCCCAAGGACAAGCGCTACGGCGGCTTCATGAGCTCGGAGAGGAGCCAGACGCCCCTGGTGACGCTGTTCAAAAACGCCATCATCAAGAACGCCCACAAGAAGGGCCAGTGA